ATGTATTCATGTTATTATACTAGTTAAATCAACCATATTTCTGCAGCTTAAAGGGCCATTTACACAGAACATGGTTTTTCATTCCAATGTGCTACTTTTCCATAGTTGCTCTATGTGAACGCACTTGATGGACTTACGTTACCATTATTATTGTGTCTTTTGCAGCAACTTACACATGGGCATCTTTGATATGATgtaaatttaaacatttacagTGTGTGCCACTCATCAGTGTCAATTCCAAAGCAGTGAACCAATCGGAAGAAATCGAAGGCAGTTTCTGTTTAGTAGCAAGTTCTCATGACAGATTTATTTGATGACAACATGGTGGAGGAGGAGCTTTTCAAAGCATTCCTGAGTCAACACCAATAGTCTAGTGGGTAATGTAGACAAATAGCACAttgtgctcacggtgacctgagttttaATTCCGACTCTTTTGCCGATTcttccctctctctctgctcctcacAAATTCCTGTCTCACCTCTCTATTGTCATATTCATAAAAGCTGAAAAAACCTCCATCTTACTTTCATGCAAAGATGCGTTCATGTGTGAATGGTCCCTGTGTCAATACTGTGATAATACCAAATATCACGATCAGAAACGATTTGATTCCGTCAACCTTGCGTTTATTTTGAATCTTTCTTCAGTGAATATGGTTTTGCAGAGAAAGTGGTGGAGGGCATCTCTCTCTCTGTGAACTCCATAGTGATTCGCATCAGCGCCAAAGCCTTCAATGCATCCTTCGAGCTCTCGCAGCTTCAGGTCAACAGCGTCAACACCAGCTGGACCACTGGTGACCTCCGATACACACGAATCCTGGACCCCACACGAGGAGAGGTGACTTTATATACATCCCTATAGTTTCACGAAGGGACTGTGGTGTGTATTATGTGTTGTGGTAACACTATGATGCGCTTTAGATCCTAACGTTTAAGGAAGTGAGCTGGCAGATGATCAGAATTGAAGCAGACGCCATCCAGAACACTGAACATGAGGTCGTCAGTGCCCCAATACGCCTCATCACCAACCAATCGAAGATCAGAGTCACTTTAAAAAGAAGGGTAACCACACATATGTTcattacacagtgttttttttgttattctttaGTAGATGGGCACTGAGCTCTGCAGGCAGCTGGGATTTGTTTCTCTGTTGGTAGTCTGAATATTGGCAGATGATTAGAGGAAGGCTTTGTTTTGGTCGCATTTTGcatcacacacaaacagactCATTGATTTAGTCAAATTTTGTACGGTGTGGTCTGAAAGAGCATTGAAATCTGGCTTATTTCAAACCATCTTTTAAATGAATTGGTTTTAATGTTTGAAATGGGAAAATCTTATAAAGTAATCATGTACAGTTGATGTcttgaattatcagccccctgaattattagccctcgtttatttttttccccaatttctgtttaacggagattttttcaacacatttctaaatataatagttttaataactcatctctaataactgatttattttatcttcaccatgatgacagtaaataatatttgactagatatttttcaagacatttctatacagcttaaagtgacgtttaaaagtttaactaggttaattaggttaaccaggcaggttagggtaattaggcaagttattgtataatgatggtttgttctctagactatcgaaaagaaatatagcttaaaggggctaataatattgaccttaaaatggcttttaaaaaattaaaaactgcttttattctagccgaaataaaacaaataagactttctccagaagaaaaaatattatcagacattctgtgaattttttcttgctctgttaaacatcatttaggaaatatttaaaaaagaaaaaaaatcaaaggggggctaataattctgacttaataatataataatataaaaatattatgacgcaaaataaaaaaggctgctttatttgtagaaaaatgactaaaatcaaaatgaagttaaacaaataagttaaataaaactaGAACACTGCTTTCATTAAAGTCAAATACGAATCAAATTCTTAAAAAATGTCTACACAAacaattaaacagtttttttatttaataatgtaatgcAGTTTTCATAAGAATcaatgtaataacattttgtAATTTCATTGAGAATGAATGTAACATTTGCTAatgtaaataaaccaaaacatTTCAAACCTTAGAAGCATGTATTTTACATTCAATTACTCCACAACAAATTCTTAAACATTTAGGAATCTCTTTAGGAATGGAAAAATAATAGCGAAAACCAACAAAAATTAAAGTGGCATTCACTATAAGCATTTTTCATAATAGACATCAAGCAcatttaatttctaaaatattttcataaatgtacacacagcttttaatattcaatttcacagtatttcctatttgaTTTGTTCCTCTctctgttttgtttcttttagcttggctggaataaaatatatattattataacccCCTTAagaggtttttatttatttattttttattggctACCGAAAAACCACTGCTATCCAATGATGTTTctagttaacctaacttgcctagttaacctaattaacctagttaagccttttaattgcactttaagctcaatactaatatctttaaaaatgactagtaaaatattctgtactgtcatcatgacaaagacgaaataaattagtttttaaaactcttatgtttaaaaattaataggggaaaaaacaacaacttctctctattaaacagcacttgggaaatattagagaAGAATTCAAATttcccaggagggctaatatttttgccttcaactgtgtaCGGTTTCAAATTTATGTTTTCCTAttgatttaaataatgttatgttCGTCATGATTCTATACATGTGTGTTTTCCAGATGAAAGACTGTAATGTGATTGCATCAAAGCTGATTCTGATCCTGGATGACCTGCTCTGGGTGCTGACGGACTCTCAGCTCAAGGCTATGGTGCAGTACGCTAAGTCTCTCAGTGAATCCATGGAGAAATCAGCTGCACAGAGAAAGACCATGGCCCCTGACACTACACAGGTGCGAGTTTGAGAACACTTCCCTGCCTCCTACCCCAAATCACCACCACCAactacctttttttttaaatatacatgtttTATTCTTGAAATAATGCTTTGCTGTCTCCTACTGGTTGTATTTTTAAAGTTCTGTTTCAGATGTCTGTATGTTTAGTGTTATTGATGCTTTAGTTACAGCTGATTGATGTTTTTAGGTGACACCGGCGCCCCCCACAGCCCAGCAGGTGCGCACGCAGCAGGCTTCAGCCGCGGCTGATCAGAGTGCTTCCATGGCACGGCTCTTCACCTCCTATGATGTTCGTGAGACGTCACACCACCTCCAGATCACACACTTGGACCTGCATATCTGCGATGACACCAATGCCAAGGACAGAGGTACCACATGTTCACTCATGACATGATACAGTTAACATCCGCGTTTGGGGGTGTTATTCTAAAATAtgtcttttcttttaaatatgcAGGAATTAATAAGAGATTAGATGGTGGTGCAATGCAATTGTCTTTCAGTTCTATCAGCTTGGACTATTACCCCTTCCACAAAGCTGgtaatacattaaatacattactTGTACTATACTGTTGAAGAGGAAAGTATTTGTGTTATTAAAAGATGATCTTTTTGTGTCTCAGGTGAGGGCTGTATGCACTGGATGCACTATGGCGAAGCAACCAAATCTCGTGAGACCTGGGCGCGTTCTCTCCTGGACGAGTTTAAGTCTAATGTGGATATGCTGAAAAACGCAGTCAGCGGACAGTCCCAGAGCTCCCCTCAGCACGGTGAGAACAGCATGCCTGTTAGCACACTCTAATTGGCTCACTGTTGCTGAAAAATTTTAAAACGGGTGAATGTCATTCCTCCTTTCCTAATGTCTAGATTATATTTGACCTAAAAATCCAAGCAATAAAAATAAGAACCTTTTTTGTGCACTCATAAATCTTATATTTTGCACTTAGAGAAGTGTTTTTAGAACAATTATGCTCTTTTGCAATTAATTTTCCATAATTAatttaatgcaatatatatatttgtgttttttttaattaaacatttatagtatttgcattaatatatttagtCACAAGCTatttttccatccacctatttttatgcacattttggatatgcgcattaaaaaacagTTAATGAAACGCCAAGATgttcatacattttgaaaaaaacgTATGTACAAAACTGAGTAGGATACTCTTAtcttattcgataagaaaagatgcgcataaactacgatgaaaagacttttaccaaacaaattccagtatgtgcattaaaaaaatcatgtgattttgttaaaagagatcatgtgatgatagaAATGTGTGTGAAAAACTAAGTGTGTCTTACTGtagtttattttcagttttaacaACTTTATCAATCCCACCAGGGGCTTTTAAATTAGGGCAGTAGCATCATgatacaacaaacacataaagagacaaatcacttacaaacaatattaaaaagcacAATTCAGTATACTTCTTAAATAGCACTAAAAAACAGCTATAAGAATAGACccatacattaaaaaagtgaaacttgctaaaatgtaaggtTATAAAGCCTTATTGCCTCAGGAACAAATTTGAATTTATATCTGTTAGATCATTTAATGCTTCTaaaccttcttccagagggcaacaatgcaaaaaaaaggcttcagaggatgggaATCATCTCCTATCACTCTTTGAATTTTCTTTATCATttgctgttcatgtaactctGCTAGACTCTGCTGATTATGTTTCTCTGCTACaaaccaataatcttggagcaagtcttTTAAAggcgattttttttttgtctctaatggaaagtgaagagaaccagcataaaaaggaaaagcttaatGTACTCTCTCAGCAGGCTGAGCATAttgtaaaacatgtaaaatgttgttttggtcattctaaaatgcctcaaCCGTatcagtattagtattattatattattaattgccttcagaactggcaagagcgtctgtgctccacgtctcacacattcaaacaccaccacgcattcattgcatgtcggcatttgtcttctgaggcgcaagtcatttattaaatgaataaagattcacacagcttctcctaccacagcaaattccgtttttactgttgatatttggcgccagttaatcaggaagtgacgattttgttctctttgactacgtggatggaaacgctgctttatttgcatgtctttttaGCTacaatccagttttgcgcatagattttattcgcatctttggattgaaacatagctaGAGTCATCTTTTTAGAGCAATGCATTAGTAGTGTTGTGAAAATGAGACATAAAACACTTCTAGATGCTTTAAGGACACAAGAATTggacaaaaaatgtatattaaacatgaaaataacacaaaaaactacaaaaatatgatttgattgttgttttttaatggatTTTTGGTTGAAATATGAACTAGACATTAAttatttgattgacagctgtcatTCATAGATTTATAGATCTGGATATTTCTCCTCCCTTCCAAGCGGTATTTCTATAACAAGAATTTGTGGCACTTTATTTTAAGGGCTCTTCACAAAGACTGTAGGGCACTTTCAGACACACAATTATGGGTAGCAGTGTTCATGGCTAGCACAAGTTTTCCATGTGGCCACTGAGAGTGCAGCAGAGTCTTTGTAAAAGGGCCTTTAGCTGAAGTGTTACTTTTGTTTTAGCTCAGTAGTGGAGTATGGCTAATGTTTGTGAATAtagctttattttaaaatctatcaAGTGTATTTTATCAGTGGTCATTATTTAAGTGTGCCCTGGTAGCAGCTAACACCTGTCCTAGTTTGAGAGGTTTTGTGCGTAATGGGTTCTGTGTCCCCAGTCCATCAGTCCATTGTCTTAGAGGCGCAGGGTGGAGGGATATTGGTTAGAGAGCTGGACTCAGGCCCAGATGGCTTGTGGCCACTCTCTCCCACGGCCAACTGCTGCTGGTGTCTGGAGACAGGTACCTCTCTGGTGTGCGTTTGAGGTGCCTCACAAACACATGGCTGCGGTTTGTGCAGATGGTCCACTGGGATTTGTGATgtctgagtttgtgtgtgttttccacaGGAAAGATCTCCACCAGCTCCAGCACTTCCTTCTCACCCCCACCTCCACCGAGAACTCAACTCATGTCCAGCTCAATTGTGCTGCGGATGGCAGACTTTAGCATCTATCAGGTATTGTATTGGGGGAAGAcgtacatacagtgctcagcatacacccctcacaaatcaatcttttaaatgtatatttttaataggaagctatacaatattatatttgtgcatatacattagattagtcagtactgaagccaaatctggagattATCCAACaaaaataacttgcgataacggtccaaaaacgagtacaccccaaatttataatttatatgttgtagaaaaatattaaatacaaattttttgcattaatttgcatgaatttatttgtattatctgtcAATTTCTGAATGTTTGGtgacaaaatataattttaataaatatatctgtttgataaatctgttttgtttaaattcaccaaaatacattgactatattcactaagaaatggatacaaatattcatattcaaaatgGTGTATACTCAATTATACTAGCTGATTATTTATATTagctgataaatataaaaaatataaatataaatatttcaaaatgttagaTTTTAAACAGTGAACAgctgactttattttaaaaacttcatacaAGTTTGATCTGATCTTAGAATGGcttactcaaagcaaaaaaagcaataatttcaaaattgcaaggtgattacaTAGACCTATATTCACGATTTCACATAATTCAGCATGCCAAAgataaattatttccttttcttctcATAGCAAATTAACAAGCAACTTGACTGTTGAATAAAAATTCAAGGGTTGAACAACGAAATggaatttaattaacaaacaagttaaataaatgttaaataaaataaaaatgaaagaactaagaactgaaaccaactcaaatgttcttgaataaaacgtgtGACAGTAATGtgcatatttacaaatatgtagtttgcaaaaaatcattttaagaggttttttgacagttcagaaccaccgtacaagcaaaaagctaaatacaaGAAATacaaggctgtttctcaattgtAAGTATGACGAGAACGAACTTGCATTCTCATGGAGATTGGTCTTGCAATTCTGTTCAATTACATAATCTATCGGACTAATTTTGATATCGGACCGAtgacgataacattaaaaatagtatttatcaGCCAATAGCGATATGGTCGATAATATATCATGCATCCCTAGCTTTGGTAGACACTTGGccttaaaggcaaaattattaacccttctGTGGaagttttattcttttaaaaaatattttccatgtgatgtttaacagagctaaacATTTTCACAGGATTTTCTATGATATTATTGtctgttctggagaaagtcttttttgtttcaatttggctagaataaaaataaataaataaattaaggtcattattattagcctaatTAAACATCCATAGTTAGCTTAATTACCTTAGACAAGTCTAAGATAAATTGGACTTTAAGCTCAATGCTAGtattttgcaaaataactagaaaaatgttatgtactgtcaacaaggcaaagacaaaagaaattagttatttgttatttaaattatgtttacaaatgtgttgaaaaaatattgtttaaaaagcaatcaaAATTTACAGGagtgctaatcattttgacttcaattgtacataaCGCAGATTTGCACAagctttaataaaaaagaaataaaagtgagCCCAAATGAGTTTTATTCTGTGGTTCAAGTCTTTTCATCTGCAATagctattttgtattttgtaactCGCATGCAGATTTGATGTAACATGTGGTGCCAGGTTTTATATCAAATTACAGTTGTCCAGTATTCCAGATATAGTCATACTgtatttgagtaaatgatgactttcCATTGATGAGAAAccatttaaaagttaaaatatttgACTATGTTGAAGGTGTCTTCAGCAGACCAGCCACGCTCTAGTCCTCAAACCATGATATCCTGCAATAAGAAATCCCTCTATCTCCCCCAAGAGATGCCGGCTGTTCACGCCGAATTCACGGAATACTACTTCCCAGATGGCAAGGACTATCCAGGTAAAACAGAAGTGATCCCATCCATCAGAATGTTCACCTTATACTGCTTCTACTCGAGCATTCTCTGAATTGACAATGAACAAACTCTCTCCCTGCAGTCCCTTGTCCCAACCTCTATGTACAGTTGAACGCACTACAACTGGTGCTTGACTCGAGAAGTCTTGTTTGGCTTAATCTGTTCGCACTGGACCTTCGGCAGAGTTTGGAGCAATTCATGGATCTGTACAAACTCAATGACTCGCAGAAACCTGAAGAACATGTAGATATCAGAGTGGATGGACTCATGCTTAAGGTAGAAATTTACTGAAGTTTGTAAACTTCCTGTGAAATTTGGGTTGACAGTTTTATCTCAGATTATGTGTAGCTAATGGAGTGGTACAGTTACAGTATGGTACTGTTTAGTACGGGTCACCTTTTATCAGGCTTTCCACCTTTATCTCCAATGCCAAAGGGTACCCTTTTTTTaggcatggtgtacgacagaaagttgcagtcaatgtcattcttgctcgaggaaaagtaaagctgtacggttcatttacatatcatatgagaagcaattctaacaaaacagatgctttatacacataaatacttttgtacaaatgttcattactaacgtttctatgaacaggatttgattataactgcagatcaatgatgcgatatagcctactgtaacgaccgcaattatataaaataaataaataaataaataaaacatatatgaacacatacagccccttacagtctctgaagttttagcaattacagaaaaactacacacagcatacatttaggccttatttggattcaaaaacaacacacaacacataGCAAACCTCTCGTCTGTATCATTAATCTCCGTCAGCAAATTGTTAACCAGTTAACTTATTCCGAGTTCAGAATCGTCCAAAAAGGCAATGATAGTAATTAaaaatggcagtttgttcatgtttttggcACTTCAGTAATTATGcgcatgttattattattattttgagcttaagttcgttatttcaaatatagacacgtgGCGAGCGATCGCAAATGGTGCTCtctagagaaagtgaaaccactcgctTGTAGATGACctcgtaaacaacaacaggacacacggcagattctgttcttctttttgctttgtggctgttcatcgaCACAACgaaaaggtttgtttgagctcaggtcgactatgttttgctgttttatatatatatatatatatatatatatatatatatatatatatatatatatatatatatatatatatatatatatatatatatatattattctgatgtaatgtctcggctgtgtttttaaaaatggttctttgttttcattcttctggcTTGTGCACGcgctagtgacgtttctctgtaaaccattagTGTTCAGCTGCACGTTTCgcttcgccttttggtacccttttgttgtgctaggtactctTTGGAaaaggtacccaaaaagtggtaggGAACgattcgcttttaggtaccttttgacagtggaaatggacaTAAAAGCGTATCGAACTgtaccatactgtactgtaccactcagtggaaatgggctatTAGGTACCTCATGCTGACCAATGTTGACCATGTACATGCAACCTCTTTCCTAGGTGTTGGTGTAAACAGTAGAGTGTTAGCAAGCTGCCTAAGCTTTTGTACTGTAAGGCAAATAACTTTGGTTCAGAAATTGAGGTTGTACACTAATGTACCTCAAATTCAAATCTGGAGAGCAAGATAAATGTGTGTTCCGAGTTACTGTAGACAATTTTACACAGTGTGGTATGGCATGGTTCAGTTTGGGATGACTCGCTTTTGGGACCTTTTCCTCTGCATTCTGTACTTGTAAGTGGTATTTTTTTGTTCCACCTCAGATCAGGTTCCAAGCAGCCGTGACATTACCAAAACTTGTACACACCCTATACACACTCTGCTGTTCACCGATTGGTTCAAGAAAATCATCACTACTAGAATCACTACCATTGTCATTGGATTCATGACATGAGCCACCAAACCTACTATATTTAAATAGCCAGCAGCTGCCACTGCTGCAATTTTGGTTCctaaaactaaactgtttttAGAACACTGCAAGAAAAAGACACCTGAAATGGCAGGATCAATAGAAAAGGTGTGGATGTTACACTTGTTGGTAGCCAAGGAGTAGATAGGACGACCTAGAatgaaaatcatgacatttagTAAAGGTGGCACAACTACAGCAATAATACCTCCCACTTTACGCAGTACTAAGCTGCAGTTGAAATGCAATTGGAACCAAGCCATGCTAAACCGTATCATACCACACGGCTTAGAGGTTATTTGAAGTGCTAAAATCTGCAAGGCTGGATTTGAGGAACTCTATAGAATATGCCTTTTAGCGCCTTTttgcatataaataataaaaacttgatAATAAACtgtgtgttttaatgtttgtagCTGGTGATCCCTGCAGACCATGAGAAGACTCAACCTGATCAGCCCCGTTCTGTGTCAGTGCAGACCTCAGAGATGGTAGCAACTAACACGCGTCACTCTTCAGCATGCTCGCGATCAAGTCTGGAATCCCTCTTACAGGCCTTCCAGGAGCAACCCTTCTTCACCTCCCTCTCTTCTACCTTCCCTCGAGCCCCAAGCTCCTTCTCTGTGCTCCATTCTGTCTTCCAGCGGCACGCTCATGAACAGGACACCCGTGTTCATGATGTGTACCGTGGCCTCGCTCCACCATCTCTCTCCACCAATGCCCTCAAAACACCAGCAGCCACCGACCTGTGGGCCATGCATTTCTCTCAGTTCTGGGTGGACTACGAGGGCTCCCGCAGTGGCCGAGGTCGTCCAACACCTTGTGTGGATTCCTTTCCTCTGACACTTTGGGTATGCCACCCTGCCCGATACACACAGCACCATGAGCGACTCAAAGTGGGGCCAGGACTGTTGCCTCGGAGTGAGTCAGCAGAAATGGCCAATCGTCTGCAGAGGAAGAAGCTTCTTAAAGAGTACTACAGCGCTAATGCATCTCCCAGTGACACACCAAGCAATGGCCTCCACAAACCACAGTCTCTAGATGGCCTATTCAGTGACTCCTCTTCATCTCTTCCCCTTGCTTGTTCAGCAAATGAAGTAGACGTGCAGGTGCTAGTTCATGTTCAGAAACACCTGAGCGCTCAGGTGAGCCACGGGCAGTATGTGTTCCTGCTCAGACTGCAACATGCTGTGAAAACTCTGCAGCGCACTATACAGCAAGATCTGGAGCAGTACGGCTCCAAGCGCCAGGGTCCCACACAACCCTTCAGTGCCTGTGTGGGTGTGCTCATGAAAAGTGCAGAAGTTGCTCTTCTCCTAAAGCCTATTCCCCAACCAGATTTTAGCACCAGCCCCTTGAACTCTGACGTCTCGCCTTCAGAAAGCAGGGCCACTCTTGAAGCTGGGAGTGAGGTGAGCGAGGGACATGAGAGACCCTCGGCTGCAGGAGAGGGTACTCGAAATGTGGATCAGCTCCTCTGCGCAGATAGAAATTCCATCAACGCATCTCCTCTCCTTCCGTCCTCGTCTTCTGCTCTGAGAAAAGCGTCTATGGATGAGAGGAGTAGTGTGGCTTCTGGAGGGAGGGTACCATCTGAGGAGAAGAAGGAATTGAGGGAGGGATCACCCGATGGGGATACTAGCAATGAAATATCTCAAGGTGGAACTTCTGTAGTGGATCCCATCTCTGACACTTCTTCAAGGGAATGGAATGACAAGAGTCAGGGAGCCAGATTGCCTCAGTCCATGTCCAGGTATTGCATTGTTTGTGCATTTAGAACACAACTGCCAAATTTCTTCctccttgtttttattttatttatttatttagaaatttcaGTAGAGCTAATTGGTCCTGCCCAAATGCCTTTTTGTGTTCTCCTTAGAGTTTCATGGACTGCTGGACAGTTGACCAAAGTGTACCTTtcattaaaatatgcaaaatgaatgtttatgagcCCCACAGGACCAGGGTAGTAACGTTTGAAACACTTTGAGTATGTAACCCATATAACCCAGCACAGTTCTGTTCTTGGAGAATCCCAGCACCTTGATACTGATTTTATCCCCAAACCTAATTAAACATAGCCCAATCAGCTAATTGAGATCTTCAGACCTACTGGAAATTTCCAGAAAGTTGTGTTAAAACAAGTTAGTTAATCTCCTGAGTAGGGTTGCATcagctgttcgtaagttctttcttaaactggaacgtaaagtccacactagaggcttagtaactgcTAGCTAGTTTGTTACTAAATGTGTTCTTACTTCTGTTGCACCTGATGTTTTTAAGGCAAACCGTATTTAGTAGGTCATTAGCTCTACGTAAAGTCATAAGTTGTGGCATTGAATGACGCAATatacaataaaaagcatttaaatggtTTAACAGCTTTAAAATTCGGCAACTAATGCATCTACAagtaactgtcctatgaaaatgaaatgacgaactacatttttacattacattacatatcagTCAGGCACTATAACAGATGCACACACCTGCATCACGAGCCGTGAATTCATGCAAAATACAttaagttatcaaaacattaaacttgttttttttatatcctaTACATAAAAGAGATAAGTGCCGGGAGAAGGGCTCCATCTTGAATaaattctcattttaatttatgGATATAATTAACACAGAACACTTATTGAAAGAAACTCGTACAAACCAAATCATGAGAGATTTGGGAGTGAAATAAGGTGGTGAGTGGAGGGAGATCTTTCTTTATCATCATCGTGAGCTCCTCTatgtaaactaatctcgctgTCATCTCTTTTCTAATGTTATTCATGGGGGGGAGGCTGccataaatatttagttggaacgtAGCGTTAGgtttaaactaagttcagtggtgcaacacaaatgTTTAGTAGTGCGTAAGTTGtgtaaatgtccctttaagtcacaactaggctacgttttaacttCCGCACTTCTGGTGCAACCGGCCCCTGGAGCAGGACACACCTGCCCTAAGCAATTGCACGtaataatatgcaaaaaaaaaaagagtgactaTTTATGCCAGA
This region of Danio aesculapii chromosome 4, fDanAes4.1, whole genome shotgun sequence genomic DNA includes:
- the bltp3b gene encoding UHRF1-binding protein 1-like isoform X2 — translated: MAGLIKKQILKHLSRFAKNLSPDKINLSTLKGEGQLTNLELDEEVLQNMLDLPTWLAINKVFCNKAAIRIPWTKLKTHPISLSLDKVVMEMSTCDEPRSPNGPSPIATASGQSEYGFAEKVVEGISLSVNSIVIRISAKAFNASFELSQLQVNSVNTSWTTGDLRYTRILDPTRGEILTFKEVSWQMIRIEADAIQNTEHEVVSAPIRLITNQSKIRVTLKRRMKDCNVIASKLILILDDLLWVLTDSQLKAMVQYAKSLSESMEKSAAQRKTMAPDTTQVTPAPPTAQQVRTQQASAAADQSASMARLFTSYDVRETSHHLQITHLDLHICDDTNAKDRGINKRLDGGAMQLSFSSISLDYYPFHKAGEGCMHWMHYGEATKSRETWARSLLDEFKSNVDMLKNAVSGQSQSSPQHGKISTSSSTSFSPPPPPRTQLMSSSIVLRMADFSIYQVSSADQPRSSPQTMISCNKKSLYLPQEMPAVHAEFTEYYFPDGKDYPVPCPNLYVQLNALQLVLDSRSLVWLNLFALDLRQSLEQFMDLYKLNDSQKPEEHVDIRVDGLMLKLVIPADHEKTQPDQPRSVSVQTSEMVATNTRHSSACSRSSLESLLQAFQEQPFFTSLSSTFPRAPSSFSVLHSVFQRHAHEQDTRVHDVYRGLAPPSLSTNALKTPAATDLWAMHFSQFWVDYEGSRSGRGRPTPCVDSFPLTLWVCHPARYTQHHERLKVGPGLLPRSESAEMANRLQRKKLLKEYYSANASPSDTPSNGLHKPQSLDGLFSDSSSSLPLACSANEVDVQVLVHVQKHLSAQVSHGQYVFLLRLQHAVKTLQRTIQQDLEQYGSKRQGPTQPFSACVGVLMKSAEVALLLKPIPQPDFSTSPLNSDVSPSESRATLEAGSEVSEGHERPSAAGEGTRNVDQLLCADRNSINASPLLPSSSSALRKASMDERSSVASGGRVPSEEKKELREGSPDGDTSNEISQGGTSVVDPISDTSSREWNDKSQGARLPQSMSSGRLMQGKSQSSFSVSYKNMKKSPSLQSLDDLSMDSYLLEDCDSYSLLDRDDVSISGFKEALNEHISAEGSVALAQEADEAQSPDAISAASQSIDEPMKDLVSVLVMKVHSVCCSLDLKGDDTAVALEVGRVRPNQLGNVSLRQYLSNRSLGLVSSASVAQSGEGSGSGSDPSAVLLNPEVQVRLESGPGAAVHSPLAEQNGFLQCHLQAFSADFLMTSLRNLALFLEDDSASQVLPMEITIKDTHVNLKDDGPRDNSSEPEPTPIAVHIHNLLIHRQDDGSFSIGGAERAVDSQLQTAGPVNDSRLSSVPEVPVGVKATQTAPLSPTSPGPSSREQLLVEENECLKLELSKAKMALAEAQMEKDSLQHQMKTLKLTSGGSNS